One segment of Streptomyces sp. NBC_01463 DNA contains the following:
- a CDS encoding NAD(P)/FAD-dependent oxidoreductase, with product MIDLLIAGGGPAGLAAAIRAAALGMEAVVVEPRTAPIDKACGEGIMPSGVAALRALGVEVPGRPLRGIRYVAGARRAEAAFRGRPGLGVRRTALHSALHARALELGVRIVPGKVTEVRQSDDRIEACGLTARWLIAADGLHSPVRRGLGLDGPGSTVRRYGQRRHYRIAPWTEFVEVHWSRHGEAYVTPLADGLVGVAVLSGERLAYESQLAAFPRLAAGLLGRDAGPVRGAGPLRRRARTQRAGRVLLVGDAAGYVDALTGEGVALAVATAGAAVDSLAAGRPQDYPDRWARVTRRHRLLTCGLLSLARRPATARLIVPVAHRAPALFGAAVRALQ from the coding sequence GTGATCGATCTCCTGATCGCGGGCGGCGGCCCGGCCGGACTCGCCGCGGCCATCCGGGCGGCCGCTCTCGGCATGGAGGCGGTCGTCGTGGAACCGCGTACGGCCCCCATCGACAAGGCCTGCGGCGAGGGCATCATGCCCAGCGGGGTGGCGGCCCTGCGCGCCCTGGGCGTCGAGGTGCCGGGCCGCCCGCTGCGCGGCATCCGTTACGTGGCAGGGGCGCGGAGGGCGGAAGCGGCGTTCCGCGGCCGGCCGGGGCTCGGTGTGCGGCGGACCGCGCTGCACTCGGCGCTGCACGCGCGGGCGCTGGAGCTCGGCGTCCGGATCGTGCCGGGCAAGGTCACGGAGGTGCGGCAGAGCGACGACCGGATCGAGGCCTGCGGGCTGACCGCCCGCTGGCTGATCGCCGCCGACGGACTGCACTCGCCCGTCCGCCGCGGACTCGGCCTGGACGGGCCCGGCAGCACCGTGCGCCGGTACGGGCAGCGACGGCACTACCGGATCGCCCCGTGGACGGAGTTCGTGGAGGTCCACTGGTCCCGGCACGGTGAGGCGTATGTGACGCCGCTCGCGGACGGGCTGGTGGGGGTGGCCGTGCTGAGCGGGGAGCGTCTCGCGTACGAGAGCCAGCTGGCCGCCTTCCCCCGTCTCGCCGCCGGACTTCTCGGCCGGGACGCCGGTCCCGTGCGGGGTGCCGGCCCCCTGCGCCGGCGGGCGCGGACCCAGCGGGCCGGGCGGGTGCTGCTGGTCGGTGACGCCGCGGGGTACGTGGACGCGCTGACCGGCGAGGGGGTCGCGCTGGCGGTGGCGACGGCCGGTGCGGCGGTGGACTCGCTGGCCGCGGGCCGCCCGCAGGACTACCCGGACCGGTGGGCGCGGGTGACCCGGCGTCATCGTCTGCTGACCTGCGGCCTGTTGTCGCTGGCGCGGCGGCCCGCCACCGCACGGCTGATCGTGCCCGTGGCGCACCGGGCCCCGGCCCTGTTCGGCGCGGCGGTCCGCGCGCTCCAGTAG
- a CDS encoding isoprenylcysteine carboxyl methyltransferase family protein, which yields MIWYTALVLAVAGERLAELVVALRHTRWALARGGTESGRGHYPAMVALHTALLAGCLVEAGLADRPFVPLLGWTMTAVVIAAQALRWWCIRTLGPRWNTRVIVVPGLPLVTGGPYRLMRHPNYVAVAAEGLALPLVHGAWVTAVVFTVLNAALMAVRIRCEDAALASAPAAGVPA from the coding sequence ATGATCTGGTACACCGCACTGGTGCTGGCCGTGGCCGGCGAGCGCCTCGCCGAACTCGTCGTCGCCCTGCGCCACACCCGCTGGGCGCTGGCCAGGGGCGGGACCGAGTCGGGCCGCGGCCACTACCCGGCCATGGTCGCCCTGCACACGGCGCTGCTGGCGGGCTGTCTCGTCGAGGCGGGACTGGCGGACCGGCCGTTCGTGCCCCTGCTCGGCTGGACGATGACGGCCGTGGTGATCGCCGCGCAGGCGCTGCGCTGGTGGTGCATCCGTACGCTCGGGCCGCGCTGGAACACCCGCGTCATCGTCGTCCCGGGACTGCCGCTGGTGACGGGCGGTCCCTACCGGCTGATGCGCCACCCCAACTACGTGGCCGTCGCCGCCGAGGGGCTCGCGCTGCCGCTCGTGCACGGCGCGTGGGTGACCGCGGTGGTCTTCACCGTGCTCAACGCGGCGCTGATGGCCGTACGCATCCGGTGCGAGGACGCGGCGCTCGCCTCGGCACCGGCGGCGGGTGTGCCGGCGTGA
- a CDS encoding type III polyketide synthase, producing the protein MTRLAAVHGTPAPYRHTQREVTDMVARTCLPPGADRRVLDRLHENARVRTRNMVLPLERYAELDGFGDANDVFIRSAVDMGAEALRGALRTAGLRPTDVDLLMFTSVTGVAAPSVDARLVGRLGMRPDVKRLPVFGLGCVAGAAGVARLHDYLLGRPDDVAVLLSVELCSLTFQRRDATPANLVATALFGDGAAAVVALGEGRAPAAGPEVVATRSRMYPDTEHVMGWDIRDSGFKVVLDPGVPDVVRRYLADDVREFLAEHGLKPKDVAHWVCHPGGPKVLEAVSDVLSLPDGALDVTWRSLAEVGNLSSSSVLHVLRDTLEQRRPEPGSPGLLLAMGPGFCCELVLLRW; encoded by the coding sequence ATGACCCGGCTCGCAGCCGTGCACGGCACGCCGGCCCCGTACCGCCACACCCAGCGCGAGGTCACCGACATGGTGGCCCGCACCTGCCTGCCGCCGGGGGCGGACCGGCGAGTCCTGGACCGTCTGCACGAGAACGCCCGGGTGCGCACCCGGAACATGGTGCTGCCGTTGGAGCGCTACGCGGAGCTGGACGGTTTCGGTGACGCGAACGACGTGTTCATCCGCTCGGCGGTGGACATGGGCGCCGAGGCGCTGCGCGGGGCGCTGCGGACGGCGGGGCTGCGGCCCACCGACGTGGACCTGCTGATGTTCACCTCCGTCACCGGGGTGGCCGCCCCGTCCGTCGACGCCCGGCTGGTGGGGCGGCTCGGCATGCGCCCCGATGTGAAGCGGCTGCCGGTCTTCGGCCTCGGCTGTGTCGCCGGCGCGGCGGGGGTGGCCAGGCTGCACGACTATCTGCTCGGCCGGCCCGACGACGTGGCGGTGCTGCTCTCGGTCGAGCTGTGCTCCCTCACGTTCCAGCGCCGGGACGCGACGCCCGCCAATCTCGTGGCGACCGCGCTGTTCGGGGACGGCGCGGCCGCCGTGGTGGCGCTGGGCGAGGGGCGGGCGCCCGCGGCCGGGCCCGAGGTGGTGGCGACCCGCAGCCGGATGTATCCGGACACCGAGCACGTGATGGGCTGGGACATCCGCGACTCCGGCTTCAAGGTGGTGCTCGATCCGGGTGTCCCCGATGTCGTGCGCCGCTATCTGGCGGACGACGTGCGGGAGTTCCTGGCCGAGCACGGGCTCAAGCCGAAGGACGTGGCCCACTGGGTGTGCCACCCGGGAGGGCCCAAGGTCCTGGAGGCCGTCAGCGACGTGCTCTCGCTCCCCGACGGCGCGCTCGACGTCACCTGGCGCTCGCTGGCCGAGGTGGGGAACCTGTCCTCGTCCTCGGTGCTCCACGTCCTGCGGGACACGCTGGAGCAGCGGCGTCCCGAACCGGGTTCACCTGGCCTGCTGCTGGCCATGGGCCCCGGCTTCTGCTGCGAACTCGTGCTGCTGCGCTGGTAG
- a CDS encoding UbiA family prenyltransferase, producing MGTPEPTRGYAATAWPPRRVAGLARSCHPGPVIAVSVTAGGLGAAGGLDGARWVLLVAAVLTGQLSVGWCNDAFDARRDAAAGRTGKPVAEGAVSRRAVWAAAFTAALLCVPLSLACGPQAGAVHLAAVAAAWAYNLKLKATVLSWLPYVIGFGTLPAVATLTLPGRPWPAWWAVTAGALLGLAAHLGDVLPDIEDDLRHGVTGLPQRLGATATRLLLPVPLVAASAVLAFGPAGPPGRWGAVTLAVAAPAAVAGLVLARTWRKAPLAAAAVVAAADVALLLVRGTGPA from the coding sequence ATGGGCACTCCGGAACCGACGCGTGGATACGCCGCGACAGCCTGGCCGCCGCGCCGCGTGGCCGGACTGGCCAGGTCCTGCCATCCGGGGCCGGTGATCGCGGTGTCGGTGACGGCGGGCGGCCTCGGCGCGGCCGGCGGCCTCGACGGGGCCCGCTGGGTCCTCCTCGTCGCGGCCGTACTGACCGGCCAGCTCTCCGTGGGCTGGTGCAACGACGCCTTCGACGCCCGCCGGGACGCCGCGGCCGGACGCACGGGCAAGCCGGTGGCCGAGGGGGCGGTGAGCCGGAGGGCGGTCTGGGCGGCCGCGTTCACCGCCGCGCTGCTGTGCGTGCCGCTCTCCCTGGCCTGCGGCCCGCAGGCCGGCGCGGTGCATCTGGCGGCGGTCGCGGCCGCCTGGGCGTACAACCTGAAACTGAAGGCGACGGTGCTGTCCTGGCTGCCCTACGTCATCGGGTTCGGCACGCTGCCCGCCGTGGCCACCCTGACGCTGCCCGGCCGCCCGTGGCCGGCCTGGTGGGCGGTGACCGCGGGAGCGCTCCTGGGCCTGGCGGCCCACCTGGGCGACGTCCTGCCCGATATCGAGGACGATCTGCGCCACGGGGTGACCGGTCTGCCGCAGCGGCTGGGAGCCACGGCCACCCGGCTGCTGCTGCCCGTGCCCCTCGTGGCGGCGTCGGCGGTCCTGGCGTTCGGCCCGGCGGGCCCGCCCGGCCGGTGGGGAGCGGTGACGCTCGCGGTCGCCGCACCCGCGGCGGTCGCGGGGCTCGTGCTCGCCCGGACCTGGCGCAAGGCACCGCTCGCCGCCGCGGCCGTCGTCGCTGCCGCGGACGTGGCCCTTCTGCTGGTACGGGGCACCGGCCCGGCGTGA
- a CDS encoding HAD domain-containing protein — MTGPGGLPLLFLDVDGPLVPFGPRAGGHPVYPGGPFPPGAGANPLLGRIDPSLGPRLAALACELVWATTWEDEANTVVAPRLGLPQLRVVTWPPSPDEGEDGCDAEAERGVRAGLHWKTRTLVGWAAGRDFVWVDDEITAADRHWVAAHHTGRALLHRVDPGLGLTDADLRRIGVWLRAG; from the coding sequence GTGACCGGTCCCGGCGGCCTTCCGCTGCTCTTCCTCGATGTCGACGGCCCGCTCGTTCCGTTCGGCCCGCGCGCCGGCGGCCACCCGGTGTATCCGGGCGGGCCGTTTCCACCGGGCGCCGGGGCGAATCCGCTGCTCGGCCGGATCGATCCGTCGCTCGGGCCCCGGCTGGCCGCGCTCGCCTGCGAGCTGGTCTGGGCGACCACGTGGGAGGACGAGGCGAACACGGTCGTCGCACCGCGGCTCGGGCTGCCGCAGCTGCGCGTGGTGACCTGGCCCCCGTCTCCGGACGAGGGTGAGGACGGGTGCGACGCCGAGGCCGAACGGGGTGTGCGGGCCGGGCTGCACTGGAAGACCCGCACGCTCGTCGGCTGGGCGGCGGGGCGCGACTTCGTGTGGGTGGACGACGAGATCACCGCGGCGGACCGGCACTGGGTGGCCGCGCACCACACGGGGCGGGCCCTGCTCCACCGCGTCGATCCCGGACTCGGCCTCACCGACGCGGACCTGCGACGGATCGGCGTCTGGCTGCGCGCGGGGTGA
- a CDS encoding SDR family oxidoreductase, producing MNRHQVTVVTGGSRGIGAAVCVRLAADGHDIALGYRSDAAAADEVARSVRESGRRCVTVRMDTSEEADVDRLFDTAATELGPVTGLVNNAGVGGPLGPLADADAAGLRRALDVNVVGYLLCARRAVRDMSGSGGGAIVNMSSAAATLGSPGEYVHYAAAKAAVDTMTVGLSKEVAAAGIRVNAVAPGVIRTEFHADPERPDKLAAGIPLGRPGQPEEIAGAVAWLLSDDASYATGAILRVAGGR from the coding sequence ATGAACCGTCATCAGGTCACCGTGGTCACGGGCGGCAGCCGGGGCATCGGGGCCGCCGTCTGTGTCCGGCTCGCGGCCGACGGCCATGACATCGCCCTGGGCTACCGCTCCGACGCGGCAGCGGCCGATGAGGTCGCCCGGTCCGTGCGGGAATCGGGCCGCCGCTGCGTCACGGTGCGGATGGACACGAGCGAAGAGGCCGACGTCGACCGGCTGTTCGACACCGCGGCGACGGAGCTCGGCCCGGTCACCGGTCTCGTCAACAACGCCGGGGTCGGCGGCCCGCTGGGCCCGCTCGCCGACGCCGACGCGGCGGGGCTGCGGCGCGCCCTGGACGTCAACGTCGTCGGCTATCTGCTCTGCGCCCGGCGTGCGGTGCGCGACATGAGCGGATCGGGCGGCGGTGCCATCGTGAACATGTCGTCGGCGGCTGCCACGCTCGGCAGCCCCGGCGAGTACGTCCACTACGCCGCGGCCAAGGCCGCCGTGGACACGATGACCGTCGGCCTGTCCAAGGAGGTCGCGGCGGCCGGAATCCGGGTCAACGCGGTGGCGCCCGGCGTGATCCGGACCGAGTTCCACGCGGACCCGGAACGCCCCGACAAGCTCGCCGCGGGAATCCCGCTGGGCCGCCCGGGGCAGCCGGAGGAGATCGCCGGCGCCGTCGCCTGGCTGCTGTCGGACGACGCCTCGTACGCGACCGGAGCGATCCTGCGGGTGGCGGGCGGTCGCTGA
- a CDS encoding DUF6381 family protein — translation MSVAGETDRAQQMREKARHMTEAAERTSDPEQKRRLQEKARKLHERSEQQGARDNSDVPL, via the coding sequence ATGAGCGTTGCAGGAGAAACAGACCGAGCCCAGCAGATGCGTGAGAAGGCCCGGCACATGACCGAGGCCGCGGAGCGCACGAGCGACCCGGAGCAGAAGCGCCGGCTCCAGGAGAAGGCCCGGAAGCTGCACGAGCGGAGCGAGCAGCAGGGCGCCCGCGACAACAGCGACGTCCCGCTGTAG
- a CDS encoding ribonuclease HI, translating into MNERMIAACDGASKGNPGPAAWAYVVADAAGRPLRWEAGPLGTATNNVAELTALQELLQSLDPAVALEVRMDSQYAMNAVTKWLPGWKRNGWKTSAGKPVANRELVVRIDSLLSGRTVQFVYVPAHQVDGDPLNALADQAASEVAVAQRAAGTSQGTADLPVPAPARATEGRRTAAAPKMAGSGARAGATIRARFAGRCHCGKPYAAKDMIAKNDQGWGHPECRTATA; encoded by the coding sequence ATGAACGAGCGCATGATCGCCGCGTGTGACGGGGCGTCGAAGGGTAATCCGGGGCCTGCGGCCTGGGCCTACGTGGTGGCCGACGCGGCCGGCCGGCCGCTGCGATGGGAGGCCGGGCCGCTGGGCACCGCCACCAACAACGTCGCCGAGCTCACCGCCCTCCAGGAGCTGCTGCAGTCCCTCGACCCGGCCGTGGCGCTGGAGGTCCGGATGGACTCGCAGTACGCGATGAACGCGGTGACCAAGTGGCTGCCGGGCTGGAAGCGCAACGGCTGGAAGACATCGGCCGGCAAGCCGGTCGCCAACCGCGAGCTGGTGGTCCGGATCGACTCCCTGCTCAGCGGCCGCACCGTGCAGTTCGTCTATGTGCCGGCCCATCAGGTCGACGGCGACCCGCTCAACGCCCTCGCCGACCAGGCCGCCAGCGAGGTGGCCGTCGCGCAGCGGGCCGCCGGCACCTCGCAGGGCACCGCCGATCTTCCGGTCCCCGCGCCCGCCCGCGCCACTGAGGGGCGGCGGACCGCAGCAGCGCCGAAGATGGCGGGGAGCGGCGCCCGCGCCGGGGCCACCATCCGCGCCAGGTTCGCCGGCCGGTGCCACTGCGGAAAGCCTTACGCGGCCAAGGACATGATCGCCAAGAACGACCAGGGCTGGGGCCACCCGGAGTGCCGGACCGCCACCGCCTGA
- a CDS encoding glycosyltransferase, whose protein sequence is MPESEHRMPFEGRRLLMVSTNYAPELTGPGPYAAQLAEHWARSGAETHVLTGMPHYPSWRTEAPYRGVWRADEERSGVHVHRRRHYVPPRQGVLRRGVFEASVLAHGLTAPPAQRPDAVIAQMPGLASGVIGARLARRHRVPYIPVVRNLTGVAAARSGIREAGAALAARAERYALGAATLVGVIHESLVPRVTAHGVDPGRIRLVPNWSRTQAPSADRAATRARLGWRDGVPVVLHSGTMGRKQGLEVLVDAARIAPDIRVVLMGDGDQRDALLARAPGLPNLDFLPPAGADEFTDILAAADVLVVTQCASVRGTGVPSKLTSYFVSGRPVVASVADGGGAAQEVQRSGAGLLVAPEDPAAVLAAVRKLFEEPAAADRLGAHGPLYVARHLSREAGLARFDALLGEVFDEAGESHRR, encoded by the coding sequence ATGCCGGAATCAGAACACCGCATGCCCTTCGAGGGCCGCCGTCTGCTCATGGTCTCGACGAACTACGCACCGGAGCTGACGGGCCCCGGACCGTACGCCGCCCAGCTCGCCGAGCACTGGGCGCGTTCCGGAGCCGAGACCCATGTGCTGACCGGCATGCCGCACTACCCGTCCTGGCGGACGGAGGCGCCCTACCGAGGGGTGTGGCGCGCCGACGAGGAACGCTCGGGCGTCCACGTCCACCGCCGAAGACACTACGTGCCGCCCCGTCAGGGTGTCCTGCGCAGAGGAGTGTTCGAGGCCAGTGTGCTGGCGCACGGGCTGACCGCACCACCCGCGCAGCGGCCCGACGCCGTGATCGCGCAGATGCCTGGCCTCGCGAGCGGCGTCATCGGCGCCCGCCTGGCCCGCCGCCACCGCGTTCCCTACATACCCGTCGTGCGGAACCTGACGGGCGTCGCCGCCGCCCGGAGCGGGATACGGGAGGCCGGCGCGGCCCTCGCGGCGAGGGCCGAGCGGTACGCGCTGGGCGCGGCCACGCTGGTCGGCGTCATCCACGAGAGCCTCGTCCCCCGGGTCACCGCCCACGGTGTGGACCCCGGCCGCATCCGCCTCGTCCCCAACTGGAGCCGCACGCAGGCCCCTTCGGCCGACCGGGCCGCCACCAGGGCGCGCCTCGGGTGGCGCGACGGCGTCCCCGTGGTTCTGCACTCCGGCACCATGGGGCGCAAACAGGGCCTGGAGGTCCTCGTCGACGCGGCGCGGATCGCCCCCGACATACGTGTCGTGCTGATGGGGGACGGCGATCAGCGCGACGCCCTGCTGGCCCGGGCACCGGGGCTGCCCAACCTCGACTTCCTGCCGCCCGCCGGCGCGGACGAGTTCACCGACATCCTGGCCGCCGCCGACGTCCTCGTCGTGACCCAGTGCGCGTCCGTGCGCGGCACGGGTGTCCCCTCCAAGCTCACCTCGTACTTCGTCTCGGGCCGCCCCGTCGTCGCCTCCGTGGCGGACGGGGGCGGCGCCGCCCAGGAGGTGCAGCGCTCGGGCGCCGGGCTGCTGGTCGCACCCGAGGACCCGGCCGCGGTGCTCGCGGCCGTCCGCAAACTGTTCGAGGAACCCGCCGCGGCGGACCGGCTCGGCGCCCACGGACCGCTCTACGTGGCACGTCATCTGAGCAGGGAGGCCGGTCTCGCCCGCTTCGACGCACTGCTCGGCGAGGTCTTCGACGAGGCGGGGGAGAGCCACCGCCGGTGA
- a CDS encoding FAD-binding protein translates to MNWAGNITFGARRLCVPLSEAELQETVAASASVRALGTRHSFNTVADTTGDLVSVAGLPRVVDIDPEERSVTVGAGLRFGEFAGELHESGFALHNLGSLPHISVAGACATGTHGSGVGNRSLAGAVRALEMVTADGGRTTLRRGDDDFAGAVVSMGALGVVTRLTLDLVPAFDVQQWVYEDLPEAALTGGFDEVMAAAYSVSVFTDWRPGPVGQVWLKQRVGEEGPGQAPAEWLGARLADGPRHPIPGVPAGNCTRQQGVPGPWHRRLPHFRLEFTPSNGDELQSEYFVAREDAAAAYEAVARLRDRITPLLQISEIRTVARDDLWLSPASGRESVAFHFTWVPDGEAVAPVLAEIEEALAPFGARPHWGKVFGTAPDVLRALYPRHGDFVKLMDRYDPAGTFRNDFLDRHFPG, encoded by the coding sequence ATGAACTGGGCCGGCAACATCACGTTCGGGGCGAGGCGGCTGTGTGTACCCCTTTCGGAGGCCGAGCTGCAGGAGACGGTGGCCGCCTCGGCCTCGGTACGGGCCCTGGGCACCCGGCACTCCTTCAACACCGTCGCCGACACCACGGGGGACCTCGTCTCGGTGGCCGGGCTGCCACGGGTGGTCGACATCGACCCCGAGGAGCGGTCGGTCACCGTCGGCGCGGGACTGCGGTTCGGCGAGTTCGCCGGCGAACTGCACGAGAGCGGCTTCGCGCTGCACAACCTGGGCTCGCTGCCGCACATCTCGGTGGCCGGGGCCTGCGCGACCGGAACCCATGGCTCGGGCGTAGGGAACCGCTCCCTCGCGGGAGCCGTCCGGGCGCTGGAGATGGTGACGGCGGACGGCGGGCGGACCACCCTGCGGCGCGGTGACGACGACTTCGCCGGCGCGGTGGTGTCGATGGGCGCCCTGGGAGTGGTGACCCGGCTGACGCTGGACCTGGTGCCCGCCTTCGACGTTCAGCAGTGGGTCTACGAGGACCTGCCCGAGGCCGCGCTGACCGGTGGCTTCGACGAGGTGATGGCGGCCGCGTACAGCGTGAGCGTCTTCACCGACTGGCGGCCCGGTCCGGTGGGCCAGGTGTGGCTCAAGCAGCGGGTGGGCGAGGAGGGGCCGGGGCAGGCCCCGGCCGAGTGGCTCGGCGCCCGGCTCGCCGACGGTCCGCGGCACCCGATCCCCGGCGTGCCGGCCGGGAACTGCACCCGGCAGCAGGGAGTCCCCGGCCCCTGGCACCGGCGGCTCCCGCACTTCCGCCTGGAGTTCACCCCGAGCAACGGCGACGAACTCCAGTCCGAGTACTTCGTGGCACGCGAGGACGCCGCGGCCGCGTACGAGGCCGTGGCCCGGCTCCGGGACCGGATCACCCCGCTGCTCCAGATCTCCGAGATCCGCACGGTGGCGCGCGACGACCTGTGGCTGAGCCCCGCCTCCGGCAGGGAGTCGGTGGCCTTCCACTTCACCTGGGTCCCCGACGGCGAGGCCGTCGCACCGGTGCTCGCGGAGATCGAGGAGGCGCTGGCACCCTTCGGCGCCCGGCCGCACTGGGGCAAGGTCTTCGGCACCGCCCCCGATGTGCTGCGCGCCCTGTACCCGCGGCACGGGGACTTCGTGAAGCTGATGGACAGGTACGACCCGGCCGGCACGTTCCGCAACGACTTCCTGGACCGGCACTTCCCGGGGTGA
- a CDS encoding MASE1 domain-containing protein → MIRSEKHRRTAVALLRILAVAGAYYAAGALGLMRQVTVHGAVITPLWPPTGIALSCLLYLGLRIWPGIALGSLLVIATLSGSVTASSVFVVAGNTLAPVCAFLLLRRVGFRTELDRLRDGVVLVFLGAIVGMTISATTATLVLLADGKLPASGFWSAWAAWWAGDVMGVLVVTPVLLVLRRVRMPRTTHRWVEAGALLAVTVMGSLLATRSSLSMLYLVFPIIIWAALRFRLAGSAPCALLVSVLAVVAGTDRVGPFANHTIIEVMVNLTVLNGAVALTALLLAAVVAEQQNIRRRIERACEDLADVVEQLAPGRSAAAWPSRARDERETR, encoded by the coding sequence GTGATCCGCAGCGAGAAGCACCGACGTACGGCCGTGGCATTACTGCGCATCCTGGCCGTCGCCGGTGCCTACTACGCGGCCGGGGCCCTGGGACTGATGCGGCAGGTGACCGTCCACGGGGCGGTGATCACCCCGCTGTGGCCGCCGACCGGGATCGCGCTGAGCTGTCTGCTGTACCTGGGGCTGCGCATCTGGCCCGGCATCGCGCTCGGCTCCCTGCTCGTCATCGCCACGCTCAGCGGATCGGTGACGGCCTCCAGCGTCTTCGTCGTGGCGGGGAACACGCTCGCCCCCGTCTGTGCCTTCCTGCTGCTGCGCAGGGTCGGCTTCCGGACGGAGCTGGACCGGCTGCGCGACGGTGTCGTCCTGGTCTTCCTGGGGGCGATCGTGGGCATGACGATCAGCGCGACCACGGCCACCCTCGTCCTCCTGGCCGACGGCAAGCTGCCCGCGAGCGGGTTCTGGTCGGCCTGGGCGGCGTGGTGGGCCGGGGACGTCATGGGCGTGCTCGTGGTCACCCCGGTCCTTCTCGTGCTGCGCAGGGTGCGGATGCCGCGGACCACCCACCGGTGGGTGGAGGCGGGGGCGCTGCTGGCCGTCACGGTGATGGGCTCGCTGCTGGCCACCCGCAGTTCGCTGTCGATGCTGTATCTGGTGTTCCCGATCATCATCTGGGCGGCGCTGCGCTTCCGGCTCGCGGGCAGCGCGCCCTGTGCCCTGCTGGTGTCCGTGCTGGCGGTGGTCGCGGGCACGGACCGGGTGGGCCCGTTCGCCAACCACACGATCATCGAGGTGATGGTCAACCTCACGGTCCTGAACGGTGCCGTCGCGCTCACCGCTCTGCTGCTGGCCGCCGTCGTGGCCGAGCAGCAGAACATCCGGCGCCGGATCGAGCGCGCCTGCGAGGACCTGGCCGACGTGGTGGAGCAGCTCGCCCCGGGCAGATCGGCGGCCGCCTGGCCGTCCCGTGCCAGGGACGAGCGCGAGACCCGCTGA
- a CDS encoding serine/threonine-protein phosphatase: MNRRRPPRSASAEELLTTLQHLTSRARREVEVHQARVELAQALQREMLPSTLPALPGLQAAARYTPARSGLDIGGDWYDGFRLPDGSLAFAIGDVQGHDVEAAAFMGQVRIAMRALAVTASDPGEVVRRTNDLLLSVDSGLLATCTFVRLDPRTLELQSARAGHVGAVWATADGRSGVTEDEGGLPLGIQSGEEYPVTTRRLAPGSAFVLLTDGVVEGPSYPLDEGLDAVVQLVRSRVGDSADELADAILRTAARTGHEDDAAVLVLRHEAYPAAAG; this comes from the coding sequence ATGAACCGGCGTCGTCCTCCCCGCTCGGCCAGTGCCGAGGAGTTGCTCACCACGCTCCAGCACCTCACCTCACGGGCACGCCGCGAGGTGGAGGTGCATCAGGCGCGGGTGGAACTGGCCCAGGCGCTCCAGCGCGAGATGCTCCCCTCCACGCTGCCCGCCCTGCCCGGGCTGCAGGCCGCTGCCCGGTACACCCCCGCGCGCAGCGGCCTGGACATCGGCGGTGACTGGTACGACGGGTTCCGGCTGCCCGACGGTTCGCTGGCGTTCGCCATCGGGGACGTCCAGGGCCATGACGTCGAGGCGGCGGCCTTCATGGGCCAGGTCCGCATCGCCATGCGGGCGCTGGCGGTGACGGCCTCGGATCCGGGCGAGGTGGTGCGCCGCACCAATGACCTGCTGCTGTCCGTGGACTCAGGTCTCCTGGCCACCTGCACCTTCGTCCGGCTCGACCCGCGCACCCTGGAGCTGCAGAGCGCCCGGGCCGGGCATGTGGGCGCCGTGTGGGCGACCGCCGACGGGCGGTCCGGCGTCACCGAGGACGAGGGCGGTCTGCCGCTCGGGATCCAGAGCGGTGAGGAGTACCCCGTAACCACGCGGCGGCTCGCGCCCGGCAGCGCGTTCGTCCTGCTCACCGACGGGGTGGTCGAAGGCCCTTCCTACCCCCTCGACGAGGGTCTGGACGCCGTCGTGCAACTGGTGCGTTCACGCGTGGGCGACAGCGCCGACGAACTGGCCGACGCCATTCTGCGGACGGCGGCGCGCACCGGGCACGAGGACGACGCCGCGGTGCTCGTCCTGCGCCACGAGGCGTACCCCGCCGCCGCGGGATGA
- a CDS encoding DUF1876 domain-containing protein — MNRSMEWTVHVDLSETDGTTKAEAVLDTGTAKLTGHGVARCSPQDPDVPTIGGELAASRAMRDVAGQLMSVADRELGRVGAGPADGPVPPPYAWSDATA, encoded by the coding sequence ATGAATCGCTCGATGGAATGGACGGTCCATGTCGACCTGTCCGAGACGGACGGTACGACGAAGGCGGAGGCGGTGCTGGACACCGGTACGGCGAAACTCACCGGCCACGGAGTCGCCCGGTGCAGTCCCCAGGACCCCGACGTACCCACGATCGGCGGCGAACTGGCGGCGAGCCGCGCGATGCGCGATGTCGCCGGTCAGCTGATGAGTGTCGCCGACCGCGAACTCGGCAGGGTGGGTGCGGGTCCCGCGGACGGGCCCGTGCCGCCGCCGTACGCCTGGTCGGACGCCACGGCCTGA